The following are encoded in a window of Magnolia sinica isolate HGM2019 chromosome 11, MsV1, whole genome shotgun sequence genomic DNA:
- the LOC131218910 gene encoding protein FAR1-RELATED SEQUENCE 5-like — translation MFPNECKHLSHLFNSFESFGNDFSKCVYDFDDEGEFHHAWETMIQKYDLTNNTWLQQLFNEKEKWALVCGKKVFCADMKSTQRCESLNKDLKRYLHPGQNILRFFEHFERLVDDRRNAELEANFKMTQSSPIVLFPINILEHAASVYMTTILKLFQSEYTNSLGQTVEKLEESGMVIKYQVRKSKKHRLHIVTVNSTDEFFECSCRKFEFMGILYSHILKATNHTLTRLPSKYILKRWTREAASYSFPSVVRGCGLDGDFKKLLSHRYNSLISNFVKLSSMGCESEESFQCVTKYSELMHQELQKIFKEKAKLKGPSSIEDCCNNNESYKQDDCVILNVDNAQLKDKIIEIKKEAHETRMGNLNDFNKEDRGIKRKGAEIVEGKEEAYKIKRKEQCHGRPRFKNCLEKEKTKKRQKKVQKSEPMLYPTIEDLRDASNPIHHHTCLTQGYNCVCLDPVTTYFQSGLSHSVVQPHQAVQGHLQPSIHFPNNLSFTQLLKNTTNYAAFRHPVAGCSSSIIGKEGQQSS, via the exons ATGTTTCCAAATGAGTGCAAACACCTAAGTCATTTATTTAATTCTTTTGAATCTTTTGGCAATGATTTTAGTAAATGTgtctatgattttgatgatgagggTGAATTCCACCATGCATGGGAAACAATGATTCAGAAATATGATCTTACAAATAATACATGGTTGCAACAATTATTCAATGAAAAAGAGAAGTGGGCATTAGTGTGTGGAAAAAAAGTATTTTGTGCTGATATGAAAAGCACACAACGTTGTGAAAGTTTGAACAAGGATTTGAAGAGATACTTACATCCAGGGCAAAATATTCTCAGATTTTTTGAACACTTCGAACGATTGGTGGATGATAGAAGGAACGCTGAATTAGAAGCAAATTTCAAAATGACTCAAAGTTCACCCATTGTGTTGTTTCCTATTAATATTTTGGAGCATGCAGCTAGTGTCTACATGACAACCATTTTAAAATTATTCCAGTCTGAGTATACCAACAGTCTTGGTCAAACTGTTGAAAAACTAGAAGAGTCTGGGATGGTGATTAAATACCAAGTACGTAAAAGTAAAAAGCATAGACTCCACATCGTTACCGTGAACTCAACGGATGAGTTTTTTGAATGCAGTTGCAGAAAGTTTGAATTTATGGGTATTTTATATTCCCATATATTAAAAGCAACAAATCATACCCTCACAAGACTGCCATCGAAATACATCTTAAAGAGGTGGACCAGAGAAGCTGCTTCATATTCCTTTCCTTCGGTTGTTAGAGGATGTGGCTTGGATGGAGACTTTAAGAAACTACTGTCTCATCGTTATAACAGCTTGATTTCCAACTTTGTTAAGTTGTCATCAATGGGTTGTGAAAGTGAAGAGTCATTTCAATGTGTTACTAAATATTCTGAGTTGATGCATCAGGAATTGcaaaaaatatttaaagaaaAAGCAAAATTAAAAGGACCATCATCCATTGAAGATTGTTGCAATAATAATGAGAGTTATAAACAGGATGATTGTGTAATTTTAAATGTTGACAATGCACAGTTGAAAGACAAAATCattgaaataaaaaaagaagctCATGAAACAAGAATGGGGAATCTCAATGACTTTAACAAAGAAGATCGTGGAATTAAAAGAAAAGGAGCTGAAATTGTTGAAGGTAAAGAAGAAGCTTATAAAATCAAGAGAAAGGAGCAATGTCATGGTAGACCTAGATTTAAGAATTGTttggaaaaggaaaaaacaaagaaacgCCAAAAGAAAGTGCAGAAAAGTGAACCAATGCTATACCCTACTATTGAAGATCTCAGAGATGCGTCAAATCCAATCCATCATCATACATGTCTCACACAG GGATACAATTGTGTTTGTTTGGATCCCGTAACTACGTACTTTCAATCAGGGTTATCTCATTCCGTCGTTCAACCACATCAAGCCGTCCAGGGCCATCTCCAACCCTCGATTCACTTTCCTAATAATTTAAGTTTCACTCAATTACTTAAG AATACTACAAATTACGCAGCATTCCGACATCCTGTCGCAGGTTGTAGTAGTTCAATAATTGGAAAAGAAGGACAACAATCCTCGTGA
- the LOC131218292 gene encoding uncharacterized protein LOC131218292: protein MHYQVRFFVFPLSSKAKWSLSLFLNILDSIWSSQAKWSLSPFLTPPMQLLALPVPSPGKGGGRMGIKVKIEITFTFAKKMEGDSREGESCQQFLDPIPNERDWLVRDRGSFQVTEEKKLELRIGPPGVWISKENCSRERHLSIGYFPKAPKNSNPSVEPEVDYCWHVHSWFQLHYLLIWCQCVVSEYFTESCPTTVHVQDSITMGLIRFSATSSSNQLRI, encoded by the exons ATGCATTACCAGGTCCGATTCTTTGTCTTCCCTTTGTCTTCAAaggccaaatggagcctaagcctcTTTTTAAACATATTAGACTCCATATGGTCGTCACaagccaaatggagcctaagcccctttttaactccgccaatgcaactccttgcattgccggtcccaagcccgggtaaaggaggagggagaatgggcatcaaggtga AGATTGAGATTACTTTCACATTTGCTAAGAAAATGGAGGGAGATTCAAGGGAAGGAGAGTCCTGCCAGCAGTTTCTTGATCCGATTCCTAATGAAAGGGATTGGTTGGTAAGGGATAGAGGATCCTTTCAAGTTACAGAAGAGAAAAAGCTGGAGCTGAGGATCGGGCCACCTGGGGTTTGGATTTCCAAAGAAAACTGTAGCAGAGAAAGACACCTCTCTATTGGGTATTTTCCAAAGGCTCCCAAGAACAGCAATCCTTCTGTTGAACCAGAGGTGGATTATTGTTGGCATGTCCACAGTTGGTTTCAATTGCACTATCTACTTATTTGGTGTCAATGTGTAGTATCTGAATATTTTACAGAAAGTTGTCCAACTACAGTTCATGTGCAAGATTCTATTACAATGGGATTAATCAGGTTTAGTGCAACCTCAAGTAGCAATCAGTTACGGATCTAA
- the LOC131218911 gene encoding uncharacterized protein LOC131218911 isoform X1, with protein sequence MNRESLDMKKKLDVCDENFKNKYFPNALILRNLIEENIKRWMEKTLDECLADFTKLFILYIFNTILFPTSNHATPKILLHYVNNLEKLNSYDWDTAVYEFLVKSISKCVEEKKSYVNGCVMILEPWLQEHIIYQLMLTTKMVYPRLLKWVEGSYQHADTHKKYIDNLIYTQVIEEIKPTYEERNLLTPPVISKYTELMAIRENSGGHNLLKCYFFNAWFHVSRLKIHLLKNCEIECDGFTVSIDQECPQQPNSFDCGVYLMKFMECLSRGDIFDFNSGPMNFEQKKLVAQLMLGKMITPQ encoded by the exons ATGAATAGAGAGTCTTTAGATATGAAGAAGAAATTAGATGTTtgcgatgaaaattttaaaaacaaatatTTTCCGAACGCTCttatattgagaaatttgattgaGGAGAATATTAAGAGGTGGATGGAAAAAACTTTGGATGAATGTTTAGCCGACTTTACTAAACTctttattttgtatatatttaataCAATTTTATTTCCAACTTCAAATCATGCCACACCAAAAATCTTGTTACACTATGTGAATAACTTGGAAAAGTTGAATAGTTATGATTGGGATACTGCTGTTTATGAGTTCTTGGTTAAAAGTATTTCTAAATGTGTGGAGGAGAAGAAGAGCTATGTGAACGGATGTGTCATGATATTAGAA CCATGGTTACAAGAGCACATTATTTATCAACTAATGTTAACAACAAAAATGGTATATCCACGTTTATTGAAATGGGTAGAAGGTAGTTACCAACATGCTGACACACATAAGAAATATATTGATAATCTCATCTACACTCAG GTTATTGAAGAAATAAAGCCTACATATGAAGAGAGAAATCTACTAACTCCTCCT GTTATATCCAAGTATACCGAATTGATGGCTATTCGAGAAAATAGTGGTGGGCATAATTTGTTAAAATGCTACTTCTTCAACGCATGGTTTCAT GTTTCACGTTTGAAGATCCATTTATTAAAAAATTGTGAAATAGAATGTGATGGATTTACTGTCTCTATAGACCAAGAATGCCCCCAACAACCAAATTC GTTTGACTGTGGTGTCTACTTAATGAAATTTATGGAATGTCTTTCCCGAGGAGATATATTTGATTTCAACTCG GGGCCGATGAATTTTGAACAAAAAAAGTTGGTTGCACAACTGATGCTGGGTAAAATGATTACACCACAGTAA
- the LOC131218911 gene encoding uncharacterized protein LOC131218911 isoform X2 has product MDETFGPLRVERRSLESLLNPMKWVNDEVISKYTELMAIRENSGGHNLLKCYFFNAWFHVSRLKIHLLKNCEIECDGFTVSIDQECPQQPNSFDCGVYLMKFMECLSRGDIFDFNSGPMNFEQKKLVAQLMLGKMITPQ; this is encoded by the exons ATGGATGAAACATTTGGCCCACTTCGTGTCGAAAGGAGATCCTTAGAGTCATTATTGAATCCAATGAAATGGGTAAATGATGAG GTTATATCCAAGTATACCGAATTGATGGCTATTCGAGAAAATAGTGGTGGGCATAATTTGTTAAAATGCTACTTCTTCAACGCATGGTTTCAT GTTTCACGTTTGAAGATCCATTTATTAAAAAATTGTGAAATAGAATGTGATGGATTTACTGTCTCTATAGACCAAGAATGCCCCCAACAACCAAATTC GTTTGACTGTGGTGTCTACTTAATGAAATTTATGGAATGTCTTTCCCGAGGAGATATATTTGATTTCAACTCG GGGCCGATGAATTTTGAACAAAAAAAGTTGGTTGCACAACTGATGCTGGGTAAAATGATTACACCACAGTAA
- the LOC131218049 gene encoding glutaredoxin-like → MRNLTFKTNCGYCTRVRKLLSQLGVNYKEIELDVKSDGDTVQSTPAEWTGQRTVPNVFINGNHIDGCNNVTAKHNDRKLVPLLTEAAAIANASS, encoded by the exons ATGAGAAATCTCACTTT CAAGACCAACTGTGGATATTGCACACGCGTTAGGAAGTTGCTATCACAATTGGGGGTGAATTACAAAGAGATTGAATTGGATGTCAAAA GTGATGGAGATACAGTCCAATCTACACCGGCAGAGTGGACCGGACAACGGACCGTCCCAAATGTGTTCATAAACGGAAATCACATCGATGGATGCAACA ATGTAACAGCGAAACACAATGACAGGAAGCTGGTGCCATTGCTGACTGAAGCAGCTGCTATTGCCAATGCCTCCTCTTAG